In the Streptomyces formicae genome, one interval contains:
- the metH gene encoding methionine synthase: MASSPTPSSQSAQAVQAAGTVDFPPESRARVEAFREALATRVVVADGAMGTMLQAQDPTLEDFQNLEGCNEVLNITRPDIVRSVHEEYFAVGVDCVETNTFGANFAALSEYDIPERNFELSESGARIAREVADEFTASTGQQRWVLGSMGPGTKLPTLGHAPYTVLRDAYQINAEGMIAGGADALLVETTQDLLQTKAAILGARRALDATGANLPVICSVTVETTGTMLLGSEIGAALTALEPLGIDMIGLNCATGPAEMSEHLRYLARHSRVPISCMPNAGLPVLGKNGAHYPLTAPELADAQETFVREYGLSLVGGCCGTTPEHLRQVVERVRGVETSPREPRPEPGAASLYQSVPFRQDTSYMAIGERTNANGSKKFREAMLEGRWDDCVEMARDQIREGAHMLDLCVDYVGRDGVKDMAELAGRFATASTLPIVLDSTELPVLQAGLEKLGGRAVINSVNYEDSDGPESRFTKVTALAKEHGAALIALTIDEEGQARTAEHKVAIAERLIEDLTGNWGIHESDILIDTLTFTICTGQEESRGDGIATIEAIRELKRRHPDVQTTLGLSNISFGLNPAARVLLNSVFLDECVKAGLDSAIVHASKILPIARFDDEQVKVASDLIYDRREEGYDPLQKLMELFEGVSTKSMKAGKTEELLALPLDERLQRRIIDGEKNGLEADLDEALTGMPALDIVNTILLEGMKVVGELFGSGQMQLPFVLQSAEVMKSAVAHLEPHMEKSDAEGKGTIVLATVRGDVHDIGKNLVDIILSNNGYNVVNLGIKQPVAAILDAAEEHSADVIGMSGLLVKSTVIMKENLEELNQRKMAADFPVILGGAALTRAYVEQDLHEIYEGEVRYARDAFEGLRLMDALIAVKRGVPGATLPELKQRRVPSKATAAVLEADEDEGPARSDVAVDNPVPTPPFWGTRVVKGIQLKEYASWLDEGALFKGQWGLKQARTGDGPSYEELVETEGRPRLRGWLDELHTKNMLEAAVVHGYFPCVSKGDDLIILNDDGSERTRFSFPRQRRGRRLCLADFFRPEESGERDVVGFQVVTVGSKIGEATAELFAADSYRDYLELHGLSVQLAEALAEYWHARVRTELGFGGEDPADVEDMFALKYRGARFSLGYGACPDLEDRAKIAELLQPERIGVQLSEEFQLHPEQSTDAIVIHHPEAKYFNAR; the protein is encoded by the coding sequence ATGGCCTCGTCGCCAACCCCGTCGTCGCAGTCCGCGCAGGCCGTACAGGCCGCCGGGACAGTGGACTTCCCGCCCGAGAGCAGGGCCCGAGTCGAGGCCTTCCGCGAGGCCCTCGCCACCCGTGTGGTCGTGGCCGACGGCGCGATGGGCACGATGCTCCAGGCGCAGGACCCCACGCTCGAGGACTTCCAGAACCTCGAAGGCTGCAACGAAGTCCTCAACATCACCCGACCCGACATCGTCCGCTCGGTGCACGAGGAGTACTTCGCGGTCGGCGTCGACTGCGTGGAGACCAACACGTTCGGCGCGAACTTCGCCGCCCTGAGCGAGTACGACATCCCCGAGCGCAACTTCGAGCTCTCCGAGTCCGGCGCCCGCATCGCCCGCGAGGTCGCCGACGAGTTCACGGCGAGCACCGGGCAGCAGCGCTGGGTGCTCGGCTCGATGGGCCCCGGCACCAAGCTGCCGACGCTCGGCCACGCCCCGTACACGGTCCTGCGCGACGCCTACCAGATCAACGCCGAGGGCATGATCGCCGGCGGCGCCGACGCGCTCCTGGTGGAGACCACCCAGGACCTGCTCCAGACCAAGGCCGCGATCCTCGGCGCCCGCCGCGCCCTTGACGCCACCGGCGCGAACCTCCCGGTCATCTGCTCGGTCACCGTCGAGACCACGGGCACCATGCTCCTCGGCTCCGAGATCGGCGCCGCCCTGACCGCGCTGGAACCGCTCGGCATCGACATGATCGGCCTGAACTGCGCCACGGGCCCGGCCGAGATGAGCGAGCACCTGCGCTACCTCGCCCGCCACTCGCGCGTCCCGATCTCCTGCATGCCCAACGCGGGCCTTCCGGTCCTCGGCAAGAACGGCGCGCACTACCCGCTCACCGCGCCCGAGCTCGCCGACGCCCAGGAGACCTTCGTACGCGAGTACGGCCTGTCCCTGGTCGGCGGCTGCTGCGGCACCACGCCCGAGCACCTGCGCCAGGTCGTCGAGCGGGTGCGCGGCGTCGAGACGAGCCCGCGCGAGCCGCGCCCCGAGCCCGGCGCCGCCTCGCTCTACCAGAGCGTCCCGTTCCGCCAGGACACCTCGTACATGGCGATCGGCGAGCGCACCAACGCCAACGGCTCCAAGAAGTTCCGCGAGGCCATGCTGGAGGGCCGCTGGGACGACTGCGTGGAGATGGCCCGCGACCAGATCCGCGAGGGCGCCCACATGCTCGACCTCTGCGTCGACTACGTGGGCCGCGACGGCGTCAAGGACATGGCCGAGCTCGCGGGCCGCTTCGCCACCGCCTCCACCCTGCCCATCGTCCTGGACTCCACCGAACTCCCGGTGCTCCAGGCCGGACTGGAGAAGCTCGGCGGCCGCGCCGTCATCAACTCCGTCAACTACGAGGACAGCGACGGACCCGAGTCGCGCTTCACCAAGGTCACCGCGCTCGCCAAGGAGCACGGCGCCGCGCTCATCGCGCTGACCATCGACGAGGAGGGCCAGGCCCGCACCGCCGAGCACAAGGTCGCCATCGCCGAACGGCTCATCGAGGACCTCACGGGCAACTGGGGCATCCACGAGTCCGACATCCTCATCGACACCCTGACCTTCACCATCTGCACCGGCCAGGAGGAGTCGAGGGGCGACGGCATCGCCACCATCGAGGCGATCCGCGAGCTCAAGCGCCGCCACCCCGACGTGCAGACCACGCTCGGCCTCTCCAACATCTCCTTCGGCCTCAACCCGGCCGCCCGCGTGCTGCTCAACTCCGTCTTCCTGGACGAGTGCGTCAAGGCGGGCCTGGACTCGGCGATCGTGCACGCCTCCAAGATCCTGCCGATCGCGCGCTTCGACGACGAGCAGGTGAAGGTCGCGAGCGACCTCATCTACGACCGCAGGGAAGAGGGCTACGACCCCCTCCAGAAGCTCATGGAGCTCTTCGAGGGCGTCTCCACCAAGTCGATGAAGGCGGGCAAGACCGAGGAACTCCTCGCCCTGCCCCTGGACGAGCGCCTCCAGCGCCGCATCATCGACGGCGAGAAGAACGGCCTGGAAGCCGACCTCGACGAGGCCCTGACGGGCATGCCCGCCCTCGACATCGTCAACACCATCCTCCTGGAGGGCATGAAGGTCGTCGGCGAGCTCTTCGGCTCCGGACAGATGCAGCTGCCGTTCGTGCTCCAGTCCGCCGAGGTCATGAAGAGCGCGGTCGCCCACCTCGAACCGCACATGGAGAAGTCCGACGCGGAGGGCAAGGGCACCATCGTCCTGGCCACGGTCCGCGGCGACGTCCACGACATCGGCAAGAACCTCGTCGACATCATCCTGTCGAACAACGGCTACAACGTGGTCAACCTCGGCATCAAGCAGCCCGTCGCCGCGATCCTGGACGCCGCCGAGGAGCACAGCGCAGACGTCATCGGCATGTCAGGACTCCTGGTCAAGTCCACCGTGATCATGAAGGAGAACCTGGAGGAGCTCAACCAGCGCAAGATGGCGGCCGACTTCCCGGTGATCCTCGGCGGCGCTGCCCTGACCCGTGCGTACGTCGAGCAGGACCTGCACGAGATCTACGAGGGCGAGGTGCGCTACGCCCGCGACGCGTTCGAGGGCCTGCGCCTGATGGACGCCCTCATCGCCGTCAAGCGCGGCGTGCCGGGCGCGACCCTGCCCGAGCTCAAGCAGCGCCGCGTCCCGAGCAAGGCGACCGCGGCCGTCCTCGAGGCCGACGAGGACGAGGGGCCCGCCCGTTCCGACGTCGCCGTCGACAACCCGGTCCCCACGCCGCCGTTCTGGGGCACCCGCGTCGTCAAGGGCATCCAGCTCAAGGAGTACGCCTCCTGGCTCGACGAGGGCGCCCTCTTCAAGGGCCAGTGGGGCCTGAAGCAGGCACGGACCGGCGACGGACCCTCCTACGAGGAACTCGTCGAGACCGAGGGCCGCCCGCGCCTGCGCGGCTGGCTGGACGAGCTGCACACCAAGAACATGCTCGAAGCGGCCGTGGTGCACGGCTACTTCCCCTGCGTGTCCAAGGGCGACGACCTGATCATCCTCAACGACGACGGCTCGGAGCGCACCCGCTTCTCCTTCCCGCGCCAGCGCCGCGGCCGCCGCCTGTGCCTCGCCGACTTCTTCCGCCCCGAGGAGTCTGGTGAGCGCGACGTCGTCGGCTTCCAGGTCGTCACCGTCGGCTCGAAGATCGGCGAGGCCACGGCCGAGCTCTTCGCCGCCGACTCCTACCGCGACTACCTCGAACTGCACGGCCTGTCCGTGCAGTTGGCCGAGGCGCTCGCCGAGTACTGGCACGCGCGCGTGCGCACCGAGCTCGGCTTCGGCGGCGAGGACCCCGCCGACGTCGAGGACATGTTCGCCCTGAAGTACCGCGGCGCCCGCTTCTCGCTCGGCTACGGCGCCTGCCCCGACCTGGAGGACCGCGCGAAGATCGCCGAGCTGCTCCAGCCGGAGCGCATCGGCGTGCAGCTCTCCGAGGAGTTCCAGCTGCACCCCGAGCAGTCCACCGACGCGATCGTCATCCACCACCCCGAGGCGAAGTACTTCAACGCGCGCTGA
- a CDS encoding IclR family transcriptional regulator, which produces MARNIQSLERAAAMLRLLAGGERRLGLSEIASSLDLAKGTAHGILRTLQAEGFVEQDSASGRYQLGAELLRLGNSYLDVHELRARALVWTDDLARSSGESVHLGVLHQQGVLIVHHVFRPDDSRQVLEVGAMQPLHSTALGKVLSAYDPVAHNEAVEAERKTFTAHTVADPDGFEGILDLTRARGYAADVEETWEGIASVAAPIHDRRRMPVGAVGVTGAVERVCRDGELRPELIAAVRDCARAVSRDLGAGRF; this is translated from the coding sequence ATGGCACGCAACATCCAGTCGCTCGAACGGGCCGCGGCGATGCTGCGGCTGCTCGCGGGCGGTGAACGGCGGCTCGGCCTCTCGGAGATCGCCTCCTCGCTCGACCTGGCCAAGGGCACGGCCCACGGCATCCTGCGCACCCTCCAGGCCGAGGGCTTCGTGGAGCAGGACTCCGCGTCGGGCCGCTACCAGCTGGGCGCCGAGCTGCTGCGCCTGGGCAACAGCTATCTGGACGTGCACGAGCTGCGGGCCCGCGCCCTGGTGTGGACCGACGACCTGGCCCGCTCCAGCGGCGAGAGCGTCCACCTCGGCGTCCTGCACCAGCAGGGCGTGCTCATCGTCCACCACGTCTTCAGGCCCGACGACAGCCGCCAGGTCCTGGAGGTGGGGGCCATGCAGCCGCTGCACTCCACCGCGCTCGGCAAGGTCCTCTCCGCGTACGACCCGGTCGCGCACAACGAGGCCGTGGAGGCCGAGCGCAAGACGTTCACGGCGCACACCGTCGCCGACCCCGACGGTTTCGAGGGCATCCTCGACCTGACCCGCGCGCGCGGGTACGCGGCGGACGTCGAGGAGACCTGGGAGGGCATCGCCTCCGTCGCCGCCCCCATCCACGACCGGCGGCGCATGCCGGTCGGCGCGGTCGGCGTCACCGGCGCCGTGGAGCGCGTGTGCAGGGACGGGGAGCTGCGGCCCGAGCTGATCGCCGCCGTGCGCGACTGCGCGCGGGCCGTCTCCCGCGACCTGGGCGCCGGGCGCTTCTGA
- a CDS encoding MIP/aquaporin family protein yields MSSSDIFIGETIGTAVLILLGGGVCAAVTLKRSKAKDAGWLAITFGWGFAVLTGAYLAGGVSGAHLNPAVTLGLAIEGGTKWSDVPIYLGSQLLGAMIGAFLVWVAYMGQFKAHLTDPEILAAQPVEEGMVDQKAAPSAGPVLGIFSTGPEIRNYVQNVLTEVIATVVLVLAILTQGLNDGGNGLGTLGALITALVVVGIGLSLGGPTGYAINPVRDLGPRIVHSLLPLPNKGSSDWTYAWVPIVGPLIGGAIAGGLYNVAFK; encoded by the coding sequence GTGTCCAGCTCCGACATCTTCATCGGCGAGACCATCGGTACCGCCGTGCTCATCCTGCTGGGCGGTGGCGTGTGCGCCGCCGTCACGCTCAAGCGCTCAAAGGCCAAGGACGCCGGCTGGCTCGCCATCACCTTCGGGTGGGGCTTCGCCGTACTGACCGGCGCCTATCTCGCGGGTGGCGTCTCCGGCGCCCACCTCAACCCGGCGGTCACGCTCGGCCTCGCGATCGAGGGCGGCACCAAGTGGAGCGACGTCCCGATCTACCTGGGCTCGCAGCTGCTCGGCGCGATGATCGGCGCCTTCCTGGTGTGGGTCGCCTACATGGGCCAGTTCAAGGCCCACCTGACCGACCCCGAGATCCTCGCGGCGCAGCCGGTGGAAGAGGGCATGGTCGACCAGAAGGCCGCGCCGTCGGCGGGCCCCGTCCTCGGCATCTTCTCGACGGGCCCCGAGATCCGGAACTACGTCCAGAACGTGCTGACCGAGGTCATCGCCACGGTCGTCCTGGTGCTCGCCATCCTGACCCAGGGCCTGAACGACGGCGGCAACGGCCTGGGCACCCTCGGCGCCCTGATCACCGCGCTCGTCGTGGTCGGCATCGGCCTCTCGCTCGGTGGCCCCACGGGCTACGCGATCAACCCGGTCCGTGACCTCGGTCCGCGCATCGTGCACTCCCTGCTCCCGCTGCCGAACAAGGGCAGCTCGGACTGGACGTACGCCTGGGTGCCGATCGTCGGTCCGCTGATCGGCGGAGCCATCGCGGGCGGTCTCTACAACGTCGCGTTCAAGTAG
- the glpK gene encoding glycerol kinase GlpK gives MTDAHTAGPFIAAIDQGTTSSRCIVFDKDGRIVSVDQKEHEQIFPKPGWVEHDATEIWTNVQEVVASAVSKAGITRDDIKAIGITNQRETTLLWDKNTGEPVHNAIVWQDTRTDALCKELGRNVGQDRFRRETGLPLASYFAGPKARWLLDNVEGLRERAEAGDILFGTMDSWVIWNLTGGVDGGQHVTDVTNASRTMLMNLHKMEWDERIADSIGVPMQVLPEIRSSAEVYGEVSGGPLGDLLGGIPVASALGDQQAALFGQTCFDEGEAKSTYGTGTFMLMNTGDKAINSYSGLLTTVGYQIGDQKPVYALEGSIAVTGSLVQWMRDQMGLINSAAEIETLASSVEDNGGAYFVPAFSGLFAPYWRSDARGVITGLTRYVTKAHIARAVLEATAWQTREITDAMTKDSGVELAALKVDGGMTSNNLLMQTLSDFLDAPVVRPMVAETTCLGAAYAAGLAVGFWSSTDELRANWRRAAEWTPHMDADTRDREYKSWLKAVERSMGWLDESGEE, from the coding sequence GTGACCGACGCACACACCGCAGGCCCCTTCATCGCGGCCATCGACCAGGGCACCACGTCGAGCCGCTGCATCGTCTTCGACAAGGACGGACGGATCGTCTCCGTCGACCAGAAGGAGCACGAGCAGATCTTCCCGAAGCCGGGATGGGTGGAGCACGACGCCACCGAGATCTGGACCAACGTCCAGGAGGTCGTCGCCTCCGCCGTCTCCAAGGCCGGGATCACCCGCGACGACATCAAGGCGATCGGCATCACCAACCAGCGTGAGACCACGCTGCTGTGGGACAAGAACACCGGCGAGCCGGTGCACAACGCCATCGTCTGGCAGGACACCCGCACCGACGCGCTCTGCAAGGAGCTCGGGCGCAACGTCGGCCAGGACCGCTTCCGCCGCGAGACCGGTCTGCCGCTGGCCTCCTACTTCGCCGGGCCCAAGGCCCGCTGGCTGCTCGACAACGTCGAGGGCCTGCGCGAGCGCGCCGAGGCGGGCGACATCCTCTTCGGCACCATGGACTCCTGGGTCATCTGGAACCTGACCGGCGGTGTCGACGGCGGCCAGCACGTCACCGACGTCACCAACGCCTCGCGCACCATGCTCATGAACCTCCACAAGATGGAGTGGGACGAGCGCATCGCCGATTCCATCGGCGTCCCGATGCAGGTGCTCCCCGAGATCCGCTCCTCCGCCGAGGTCTACGGCGAGGTCTCCGGCGGCCCGCTCGGCGACCTGCTCGGCGGCATCCCCGTCGCCTCCGCGCTCGGCGACCAGCAGGCGGCCCTGTTCGGCCAGACCTGCTTCGACGAGGGCGAGGCCAAGTCCACGTACGGCACCGGCACCTTCATGCTGATGAACACCGGTGACAAGGCCATCAACTCGTACTCGGGCCTGCTGACCACGGTCGGCTACCAGATCGGCGACCAGAAGCCGGTCTACGCCCTCGAGGGTTCCATCGCCGTCACCGGTTCGCTGGTGCAGTGGATGCGCGACCAGATGGGCCTGATCAACTCCGCCGCGGAGATCGAGACGCTCGCGTCGTCGGTCGAGGACAACGGCGGCGCCTACTTCGTACCGGCCTTCTCCGGTCTGTTCGCCCCGTACTGGCGCTCCGACGCCCGCGGCGTGATCACCGGTCTGACCCGGTACGTCACCAAGGCGCACATCGCGCGCGCCGTCCTGGAGGCCACGGCCTGGCAGACCCGTGAGATCACCGACGCCATGACGAAGGACTCCGGCGTCGAGCTCGCGGCCCTCAAGGTCGACGGCGGCATGACCTCCAACAACCTGCTGATGCAGACCCTCTCGGACTTCCTCGACGCACCCGTGGTGCGCCCGATGGTGGCCGAGACGACCTGCCTCGGTGCCGCCTACGCCGCCGGGCTCGCCGTCGGCTTCTGGTCTTCCACCGACGAGCTGCGCGCCAACTGGCGCCGGGCCGCGGAATGGACCCCCCACATGGACGCGGACACCCGCGACCGTGAGTACAAGAGCTGGCTCAAGGCCGTCGAGCGGTCCATGGGTTGGCTCGATGAGAGTGGCGAGGAGTAA
- a CDS encoding glycerol-3-phosphate dehydrogenase/oxidase, giving the protein MTTLQSVPALGTHPAAGSRAAFGVASRAETREQLSKATYDLLVIGGGILGISTAWHAAQSGLRVALVDAGDFAGATSSASSKLLHGGLRYLQTGAVKLVAENHFERRAVSRQVAPHLANPLTFYLPVYKGGPHGAAKLGAGVFAYSALSAFGDGVGHLLSPSKAAQDVPELRTDNLKAVAVYGDDQMNDSRMALMTVRAAVEAGAAVLNHAEVTGLRFTKGRVTGAELKDRMDGTEFGVNARLVLNATGPWVDHLRKMENPDSAPSIRLSKGAHLVLKRTAPWKAALATPIDKYRITFALPWEDMLLLGTTDEEFEGDPADVKVTEADTAQILDEAAFSIRDQQLSRDLITYSFAGLRVLPGGPGDTSKAKRETVVTEGAGGMLSIAGGKWTTFRHIGRTIMKKLESLPGHPLGDDYEPISSLPKKLPLPGIANPRAVAHRLLVDGPAPGPRMAADTAKHLATHYGSLSFDIARLANENPELAERVHPDAPEIWAQVVYARDNEWAETADDVLRRRTTLTIRGLATDEVRGKVEDLLGKKG; this is encoded by the coding sequence ATGACCACCCTGCAGAGCGTCCCTGCCCTCGGGACGCATCCGGCTGCCGGTTCACGTGCTGCTTTTGGAGTGGCGAGCCGCGCCGAGACCCGGGAGCAGCTTTCCAAGGCGACGTACGACCTCCTGGTGATCGGCGGCGGAATCCTGGGCATCTCCACTGCCTGGCATGCCGCGCAGTCGGGCCTGCGGGTGGCCCTGGTGGACGCCGGTGACTTCGCCGGCGCCACCTCCTCCGCCTCCTCCAAGCTCCTCCACGGCGGTCTGCGCTACCTGCAGACCGGCGCGGTGAAGCTGGTGGCGGAGAACCACTTCGAGCGTCGCGCGGTGTCCCGTCAGGTCGCCCCCCACCTGGCGAACCCGCTCACCTTCTACCTGCCCGTCTACAAGGGCGGTCCGCACGGCGCGGCCAAGCTGGGCGCGGGCGTCTTCGCGTACTCGGCGCTCTCCGCGTTCGGCGACGGCGTCGGCCACCTGCTCTCGCCCTCCAAGGCCGCGCAGGACGTGCCGGAGCTGCGCACGGACAACCTCAAGGCCGTCGCGGTCTACGGCGACGACCAGATGAACGACTCGCGCATGGCCCTGATGACGGTCCGCGCGGCCGTCGAGGCCGGTGCCGCCGTCCTCAACCACGCCGAGGTCACCGGGCTGCGCTTCACCAAGGGCCGGGTCACGGGCGCGGAGCTCAAGGACCGCATGGACGGCACCGAGTTCGGCGTCAACGCCCGCCTGGTGCTGAACGCGACCGGCCCCTGGGTCGACCACCTGCGCAAGATGGAGAACCCGGACTCGGCCCCCTCCATCCGCCTCTCCAAGGGCGCGCACCTGGTCCTCAAGCGCACCGCTCCCTGGAAGGCCGCGCTGGCCACGCCGATCGACAAGTACCGCATCACGTTCGCGCTGCCGTGGGAGGACATGCTCCTGCTCGGCACCACGGACGAGGAGTTCGAGGGCGACCCGGCCGACGTCAAGGTCACCGAGGCCGACACCGCGCAGATCCTGGACGAGGCCGCGTTCTCCATCCGCGACCAGCAGCTGTCGCGCGACCTGATCACGTACTCCTTCGCGGGTCTGCGGGTCCTGCCCGGCGGTCCCGGCGACACCTCGAAGGCCAAGCGCGAGACGGTCGTCACCGAGGGCGCGGGCGGCATGCTGTCGATCGCGGGCGGCAAGTGGACGACCTTCCGCCACATCGGCCGGACGATCATGAAGAAGCTGGAGTCGCTGCCGGGCCACCCGCTGGGCGACGACTACGAGCCGATCTCCTCGCTGCCGAAGAAGCTGCCGCTGCCCGGCATCGCCAACCCGCGCGCCGTCGCCCACCGTCTCCTGGTGGACGGCCCGGCACCGGGTCCGCGCATGGCCGCCGACACCGCCAAGCACCTGGCGACGCACTACGGCTCGCTCTCCTTCGACATCGCCCGGCTTGCGAACGAAAACCCGGAGCTCGCCGAGCGCGTCCACCCCGACGCCCCGGAGATCTGGGCGCAGGTCGTCTACGCCCGTGACAACGAGTGGGCCGAGACGGCGGACGACGTGCTGCGCCGTCGTACGACGCTGACGATCCGCGGCCTGGCGACGGACGAGGTCCGCGGCAAGGTCGAGGACCTGCTGGGCAAGAAGGGCTGA
- a CDS encoding LLM class flavin-dependent oxidoreductase, with protein sequence MKFQVLSLISHAPHPLTGRLPSPADRFDEVIEVGVAAERLGYDAYAVGERHAGAFLSSSPTVVLGAIAARTSRIRLLTGVTVVAILDPVRVAEDYATLDQISRGRVELVVGKGAEAGHFDLFGLDEERQWDLQREKYELLRRLWTQENVDWEGEFRPPLKNVTTVPRPYDGAPRVWHGSATSLNSPELAAKHGDPLFTANAVQPRSAYASLIAHYRERFEAYGHDPARARVAAGSGGLLIADTAEQAVARYKELYEAKVAQSFRPDLAGKAGYNTPFRTIEDAIADGPQLIGSPQQIIDKILGYHEVYGHDLQSITVDGFGLAPAEQIETLERFAQEIAPVVRRAAPSTLWDTP encoded by the coding sequence ATGAAGTTCCAGGTGCTTTCCCTCATCTCCCACGCCCCGCACCCGCTGACAGGCCGACTCCCCTCCCCCGCCGACCGGTTCGACGAGGTGATCGAGGTCGGGGTGGCCGCCGAGCGCCTCGGCTACGACGCGTACGCCGTGGGCGAGCGGCACGCGGGCGCCTTCCTGTCGTCGAGCCCGACGGTCGTGCTCGGCGCGATCGCGGCGCGCACCTCCCGCATCCGGCTGCTCACCGGCGTCACCGTCGTCGCGATCCTCGACCCGGTGCGGGTCGCTGAGGACTACGCGACCCTCGACCAGATCTCGCGCGGCCGCGTCGAACTCGTCGTCGGCAAGGGGGCGGAGGCCGGGCACTTCGACCTGTTCGGGCTCGACGAGGAGCGGCAGTGGGACCTGCAGCGCGAGAAGTACGAGCTGCTGCGGCGCCTGTGGACGCAGGAGAACGTCGACTGGGAGGGCGAGTTCAGGCCGCCGCTGAAGAACGTGACGACGGTGCCGCGTCCCTACGACGGGGCGCCGCGCGTCTGGCACGGCTCGGCGACCTCCCTCAACTCCCCCGAGCTCGCGGCCAAGCACGGCGATCCGCTGTTCACGGCCAACGCCGTCCAGCCGCGCTCGGCGTACGCGTCGCTGATCGCCCACTACCGCGAGCGCTTCGAGGCGTACGGCCACGATCCGGCCCGCGCCCGTGTCGCGGCGGGCTCGGGCGGGCTGCTCATCGCGGACACGGCGGAGCAGGCCGTCGCCCGCTACAAGGAGCTGTACGAGGCGAAGGTCGCGCAGTCCTTCCGGCCCGATCTGGCGGGAAAGGCGGGGTACAACACGCCCTTCCGCACGATCGAGGACGCGATCGCGGACGGGCCCCAACTCATCGGCTCCCCGCAGCAGATCATCGACAAGATCCTCGGCTACCACGAGGTGTACGGGCACGATCTGCAGTCGATCACGGTGGACGGTTTCGGGCTCGCGCCCGCCGAGCAGATCGAGACCCTGGAGCGGTTCGCGCAGGAGATCGCGCCGGTGGTGCGCAGGGCCGCGCCGTCCACGCTGTGGGACACCCCGTGA
- a CDS encoding 1,2-dihydroxy-3-keto-5-methylthiopentene dioxygenase, giving the protein MTLLTTWPETGPESLVRRTSDPVEIAAALAPIGVRYEQWPVREDVPADADSDTVFAAYRAEIDKLNAEEGFRTVDVVALHPSEDPQWPAKAAAARQKFLAEHTHDDDDEVRFFVAGAGIFYLHVAGEVHAVYCEKGDLLGVPRGTTHWFDMGTSPAFTAIRFFHEEDGWIGNFTGSPIAERFPDFDEIHAGYAA; this is encoded by the coding sequence ATGACCCTCCTGACGACCTGGCCGGAGACCGGCCCCGAGTCCCTAGTGCGGCGCACCTCGGACCCGGTGGAGATCGCCGCCGCGCTGGCCCCCATAGGCGTGCGCTACGAGCAGTGGCCGGTGCGCGAGGACGTGCCGGCCGACGCGGACAGCGACACGGTCTTCGCCGCCTACCGCGCGGAGATCGACAAGCTCAACGCCGAAGAGGGCTTCCGGACCGTGGACGTCGTGGCGCTCCACCCGAGCGAGGACCCGCAGTGGCCCGCGAAGGCCGCGGCCGCCCGGCAGAAGTTCCTGGCCGAGCACACCCACGACGACGATGACGAGGTGCGCTTCTTCGTCGCGGGCGCCGGGATCTTCTATCTGCACGTGGCGGGCGAAGTGCACGCCGTGTACTGCGAGAAGGGCGACCTGCTCGGGGTGCCGCGGGGCACGACGCACTGGTTCGACATGGGCACGTCGCCCGCGTTCACCGCGATCCGCTTCTTCCACGAGGAGGACGGCTGGATCGGGAACTTCACGGGCAGCCCGATCGCGGAGCGCTTCCCCGACTTCGACGAGATCCACGCGGGGTACGCCGCGTGA
- the mtnB gene encoding methylthioribulose 1-phosphate dehydratase, whose translation MTGTTAVTSVSAVTAADLEEAGAVLAAEAARFASFGWMRGTSGNLSLVLSRDPLRLAVTASGRDKGELTSSDVVLTDGAGAAVGPGRPSAEAALHARVARLTGAGAVVHVHTVASVVMGQRSPEGLVFEGLEMLKGLGHPTHEVSVTLPVIANSQDMTVLGDRLEAALAPGMPAVVVAGHGIYVWGADAREARHRAEVVEWLLELELARR comes from the coding sequence ATGACCGGGACCACCGCCGTCACCTCCGTCAGCGCCGTTACCGCTGCCGATCTGGAGGAGGCGGGTGCCGTGCTCGCCGCGGAGGCCGCGCGGTTCGCGTCGTTCGGCTGGATGCGGGGCACGTCGGGGAACCTGTCGCTCGTCCTCTCCCGTGATCCGCTGCGGCTCGCCGTGACGGCGAGCGGCCGGGACAAGGGCGAACTGACGTCGTCCGACGTGGTGCTCACGGACGGGGCGGGGGCCGCGGTCGGCCCCGGCAGGCCGTCCGCCGAGGCCGCGCTGCACGCGCGCGTGGCGCGGCTCACCGGCGCGGGCGCCGTGGTGCACGTCCACACGGTGGCGTCCGTGGTCATGGGGCAACGGTCCCCCGAGGGGCTCGTGTTCGAGGGCCTGGAGATGCTGAAGGGGCTCGGGCATCCGACGCACGAGGTCTCGGTGACGCTGCCGGTGATCGCGAACAGCCAGGACATGACGGTGCTCGGGGACCGGCTCGAAGCGGCGCTGGCCCCGGGGATGCCCGCGGTCGTCGTGGCCGGGCACGGGATCTACGTGTGGGGCGCCGACGCCCGTGAGGCGCGGCACCGGGCCGAGGTCGTGGAGTGGCTCCTCGAACTGGAGTTGGCGCGGCGCTGA